The Triplophysa rosa linkage group LG15, Trosa_1v2, whole genome shotgun sequence genome has a segment encoding these proteins:
- the angel2 gene encoding protein angel homolog 2 isoform X1 produces MSRHRNVNYARPGVSSNHPMFGRYLSTMGSPPARTVLRHWYPPGHSWWTRPPHFQHQSTSFGTVRHPFNRPPRPPDPYNWSSWRNTGVLPHTHPRQGVHLSRGLMDHSETEPPQKRRKSTDGRSPAEISSRSEERSPPKGSRSPKGSPEWLRNGANVPVPPGNFPSSPKSTAATPELKRRWKDFSHLCDARTSAERGKQKLPFDFTVLSYNILSQDLLCDNAYLYKHCNACVLDWNYRFSNIIKELAQHSADIMCLQEVQEDHYKEQIKPSLECLGYHCEFKRRTGVKPDGCAVVFKRERFSLVSCHPLEYFRRGIPLLDRDNVGLVLLLRPIDCNGSFANICVANTHLLYNPRRGDIKLAQLALLLAKISQVAQLPDGGVCPLVLCGDFNSVPWSPLYHFIKESRLEYDGMPIGKVSGQEENPRGQRILTVPIWPRSLGISQHCQYETPSKDPEVKDLEQAALTAVDGFTKPSIQHSLKLTSAYSHYLKESSHPEITTCHSRTAITVDYIFYSAALGDMMAHPECSVSPDRGLQLLGRLALVGEAELQRVNGLPNKHNSSDHLPLLTRFRLHPQTEG; encoded by the exons ATGTCTCGACACAGGAATGTTAACTATGCCAGGCCCGGTGTTTCGTCCAA TCATCCCATGTTTGGCCGTTACCTGAGCACAATGGGCTCTCCGCCAGCTCGGACCGTTTTGAGACACTGGTATCCGCCTGGTCATTCATGGTGGACACGACCGCCACACTTTCAGCACCAATCTACCTCTTTCGGCACTGTCAGACATCCCTTCAATCGCCCCCCGCGTCCTCCAGATCCATATAACTGGAGCTCCTGGAGGAATACCGGTGTCCTACCCCACACTCATCCCAGACAAGGCGTTCATCTTTCTAGAGGTCTGATGGACCATTCTGAAACAGAGCCACCACAGAAAAGGAGAAAGAGCACGGATGGAAGGTCACCAGCGGAAATATCTTCACGCTCAGAAGAACGCTCACCTCCTAAAGGCAGCAGGAGTCCTAAGGGAAGTCCTGAATGGCTTAGAAATGGAGCTAATGTTCCAGTTCCCCCTGGGAATTTTCCTTCAAGCCCTAAAAGTACTGCAGCCACACCAG AGTTGAAGAGACGTTGGAAGGATTTTTCTCACCTCTGTGATGCTAGAACGTCTGCAGAGAGGGGGAAACAAAAATTGCCGTTTGATTTCACCGTGTTGTCCTACAATATCCTCTCCCAGGACCTGCTCTGTGATAATGCGTACCTATACAAACACTGTAATGCCTGCGTTCTGGATTGGAACTATAGGTTCTCAAATATAATCAAGGAGTTGGCACAGCACAGCGCTGAT ATAATGTGCCTGCAGGAGGTGCAAGAGGACCATTATAAAGAACAAATCAAACCTTCTCTAGAATGTTTAG GCTACCACTGCGAGTTCAAACGAAGAACAGGCGTGAAGCCTGACGGATGTGCTGTGGTCTTCAAACGCGAGCGCTTCTCTCTCGTCTCCTGTCATCCTTTGGAGTATTTCCGTCGTGGCATCCCTCTCCTCGACCGTGATAACGTAGGCCTGGTTTTGCTGCTGCGGCCTATTGACTGCAATGGCTCTTTTGCAAACATATGCGTGGCcaacacacatttactgtacaacCCCAGACGCGGTGACATTAAACTGGCCCAGCTGGCTCTGCTGCTGGCAAAGATAAGCCAGGTGGCCCAGTTACCTGATGGCGGCGTCTGTCCTCTGGTGCTTTGTGGGGATTTTAACTCTGTTCCTTGGTCTCCTCTGTATCACTTTATTAAGGAAAGCAGACTGGAATATGATGGCATGCCTATTGGGAAG GTGTCAGGACAGGAGGAGAACCCAAGAGGGCAGCGTATACTCACCGTGCCAATTTGGCCCAGAAGTCTGGGCATCTCTCAGCACTGCCAATATGAAACCCCAAGCAAAG ATCCTGAAGTGAAGGATTTGGAGCAGGCGGCTTTAACAGCAGTTGATGG ATTTACTAAGCCTAGCATTCAGCACAGTTTAAAGCTGACCTCAGCGTACTCCCACTACCTGAAAGAGAGCAGCCATCCTGAGATCACCACCTGCCACTCACGGACAGCCATCACTGTCGATTACATCTTTTACTCCGCAGCTCTGGGGGATATGATGGCTCATCCAG AATGCAGTGTGTCACCAGACAGGGGTCTGCAGCTGCTGGGCAGACTTGCCCTGGTGGGGGAAGCTGAACTCCAGAGGGTCAATGGCCTTCCCAACAAACACAACTCTTCTGACCACCTGCCCCTTTTGACACGTTTCCGTCTGCACCCTCAAACCGAAGGCTGA
- the angel2 gene encoding protein angel homolog 2 isoform X2 — MFGRYLSTMGSPPARTVLRHWYPPGHSWWTRPPHFQHQSTSFGTVRHPFNRPPRPPDPYNWSSWRNTGVLPHTHPRQGVHLSRGLMDHSETEPPQKRRKSTDGRSPAEISSRSEERSPPKGSRSPKGSPEWLRNGANVPVPPGNFPSSPKSTAATPELKRRWKDFSHLCDARTSAERGKQKLPFDFTVLSYNILSQDLLCDNAYLYKHCNACVLDWNYRFSNIIKELAQHSADIMCLQEVQEDHYKEQIKPSLECLGYHCEFKRRTGVKPDGCAVVFKRERFSLVSCHPLEYFRRGIPLLDRDNVGLVLLLRPIDCNGSFANICVANTHLLYNPRRGDIKLAQLALLLAKISQVAQLPDGGVCPLVLCGDFNSVPWSPLYHFIKESRLEYDGMPIGKVSGQEENPRGQRILTVPIWPRSLGISQHCQYETPSKDPEVKDLEQAALTAVDGFTKPSIQHSLKLTSAYSHYLKESSHPEITTCHSRTAITVDYIFYSAALGDMMAHPECSVSPDRGLQLLGRLALVGEAELQRVNGLPNKHNSSDHLPLLTRFRLHPQTEG; from the exons ATGTTTGGCCGTTACCTGAGCACAATGGGCTCTCCGCCAGCTCGGACCGTTTTGAGACACTGGTATCCGCCTGGTCATTCATGGTGGACACGACCGCCACACTTTCAGCACCAATCTACCTCTTTCGGCACTGTCAGACATCCCTTCAATCGCCCCCCGCGTCCTCCAGATCCATATAACTGGAGCTCCTGGAGGAATACCGGTGTCCTACCCCACACTCATCCCAGACAAGGCGTTCATCTTTCTAGAGGTCTGATGGACCATTCTGAAACAGAGCCACCACAGAAAAGGAGAAAGAGCACGGATGGAAGGTCACCAGCGGAAATATCTTCACGCTCAGAAGAACGCTCACCTCCTAAAGGCAGCAGGAGTCCTAAGGGAAGTCCTGAATGGCTTAGAAATGGAGCTAATGTTCCAGTTCCCCCTGGGAATTTTCCTTCAAGCCCTAAAAGTACTGCAGCCACACCAG AGTTGAAGAGACGTTGGAAGGATTTTTCTCACCTCTGTGATGCTAGAACGTCTGCAGAGAGGGGGAAACAAAAATTGCCGTTTGATTTCACCGTGTTGTCCTACAATATCCTCTCCCAGGACCTGCTCTGTGATAATGCGTACCTATACAAACACTGTAATGCCTGCGTTCTGGATTGGAACTATAGGTTCTCAAATATAATCAAGGAGTTGGCACAGCACAGCGCTGAT ATAATGTGCCTGCAGGAGGTGCAAGAGGACCATTATAAAGAACAAATCAAACCTTCTCTAGAATGTTTAG GCTACCACTGCGAGTTCAAACGAAGAACAGGCGTGAAGCCTGACGGATGTGCTGTGGTCTTCAAACGCGAGCGCTTCTCTCTCGTCTCCTGTCATCCTTTGGAGTATTTCCGTCGTGGCATCCCTCTCCTCGACCGTGATAACGTAGGCCTGGTTTTGCTGCTGCGGCCTATTGACTGCAATGGCTCTTTTGCAAACATATGCGTGGCcaacacacatttactgtacaacCCCAGACGCGGTGACATTAAACTGGCCCAGCTGGCTCTGCTGCTGGCAAAGATAAGCCAGGTGGCCCAGTTACCTGATGGCGGCGTCTGTCCTCTGGTGCTTTGTGGGGATTTTAACTCTGTTCCTTGGTCTCCTCTGTATCACTTTATTAAGGAAAGCAGACTGGAATATGATGGCATGCCTATTGGGAAG GTGTCAGGACAGGAGGAGAACCCAAGAGGGCAGCGTATACTCACCGTGCCAATTTGGCCCAGAAGTCTGGGCATCTCTCAGCACTGCCAATATGAAACCCCAAGCAAAG ATCCTGAAGTGAAGGATTTGGAGCAGGCGGCTTTAACAGCAGTTGATGG ATTTACTAAGCCTAGCATTCAGCACAGTTTAAAGCTGACCTCAGCGTACTCCCACTACCTGAAAGAGAGCAGCCATCCTGAGATCACCACCTGCCACTCACGGACAGCCATCACTGTCGATTACATCTTTTACTCCGCAGCTCTGGGGGATATGATGGCTCATCCAG AATGCAGTGTGTCACCAGACAGGGGTCTGCAGCTGCTGGGCAGACTTGCCCTGGTGGGGGAAGCTGAACTCCAGAGGGTCAATGGCCTTCCCAACAAACACAACTCTTCTGACCACCTGCCCCTTTTGACACGTTTCCGTCTGCACCCTCAAACCGAAGGCTGA